The Malus domestica chromosome 13, GDT2T_hap1 genome includes a window with the following:
- the LOC103453247 gene encoding calmodulin-like protein 8 isoform X1, whose translation MADVLSEEQIVEFKEAFCLFDKDGDGEFPTIMSSVLGCITVDELATVIRSLDQNPTEEELQDMISEVDVDGNGTIEFAEFLSLMANKMKETDAEEELKEAFKVFDKDQNGYISATELRHVMINLGEKLTDEEVEQMINEADLDGDGQVNYDEFVKMMMTIG comes from the exons ATGGCAGACGTACTAAGCGAAGAACAGATTGTTGAGTTTAAAGAAGCATTTTGTCTATTTGACAAGGATGGAGATGGTGAGTTTCCTACTATCATGTCCTCCGTTCTTG GTTGCATTACTGTGGATGAACTGGCGACGGTGATTCGGTCTCTGGATCAGAATCCGACGGAGGAGGAGCTTCAGGACATGATAAGCGAAGTTGACGTTGATGGAAATGGGACCATTGAGTTCGCAGAGTTCTTGAGCTTAATGGCAAACAAAATGAag GAAACTGATGCAGAGGAGGAGCTCAAAGAGGCCTTCAAAGTATTTGACAAGGATCAGAATGGATACATTTCAGCTACCGAG ttgaggCATGTAATGATCAATCTTGGCGAAAAATTGACCGACGAAGAGGTCGAGCAGATGATAAATGAGGCGGATTTGGACGGTGACGGACAAGTGAATTACGATGAATtcgtgaagatgatgatgaccATTGGATGA
- the LOC103453247 gene encoding calmodulin-like protein 11 isoform X2, whose product MADVLSEEQIVEFKEAFCLFDKDGDGCITVDELATVIRSLDQNPTEEELQDMISEVDVDGNGTIEFAEFLSLMANKMKETDAEEELKEAFKVFDKDQNGYISATELRHVMINLGEKLTDEEVEQMINEADLDGDGQVNYDEFVKMMMTIG is encoded by the exons ATGGCAGACGTACTAAGCGAAGAACAGATTGTTGAGTTTAAAGAAGCATTTTGTCTATTTGACAAGGATGGAGATG GTTGCATTACTGTGGATGAACTGGCGACGGTGATTCGGTCTCTGGATCAGAATCCGACGGAGGAGGAGCTTCAGGACATGATAAGCGAAGTTGACGTTGATGGAAATGGGACCATTGAGTTCGCAGAGTTCTTGAGCTTAATGGCAAACAAAATGAag GAAACTGATGCAGAGGAGGAGCTCAAAGAGGCCTTCAAAGTATTTGACAAGGATCAGAATGGATACATTTCAGCTACCGAG ttgaggCATGTAATGATCAATCTTGGCGAAAAATTGACCGACGAAGAGGTCGAGCAGATGATAAATGAGGCGGATTTGGACGGTGACGGACAAGTGAATTACGATGAATtcgtgaagatgatgatgaccATTGGATGA